AGAGTGGCggaagctgaggggagacttgatagaagtctgtaaagtAATGAGACTCatagattctgaccatcaaccatATCTTTCTCCCAGAATTGGAATATCTGAAGctagagggcatgcatttaagataAGAGAGGggggagttcaaaggagatgttgaggcaagttttttacagaGTGGTAAGAATCTGGAACGTATTGCtaagggtggtggtagaggctgCTATGACAGGGGTGTTTAAGAGACTTCTTAAAAAGTATGCGAATAGGCAAGGAATGCATGGACATGAGCCAAGGGCAGGTAGAAGGGATCAGTTTAATTTGGTGTTCTattcggcacaacattatgggccaaagggcctgttcctctatGGTTTGTGTTCTAGAATGAATGAGGGATGACAGTGAATCAGAATGCGTCAGCTATGACTTACTCTTGCCTATTAATCAGAAAGTTGtggtttcaagtttcacaccagaGTCTTCGGAAtaaaatccaggctgacactcaCCGTACAGCAACGAGGGAAGGCCACAGGGCTGCGCTCTCCTTTAGATGAGCGATTAAATTTGGGCCCTATCTCATGGGCAAAAAAAGATCCTGTGGCAATTTTTCTAAGGTTGAAGGAGTTCTCAACAGTTCTGAATGTTATTTATCTGTCAGCTTATATCAGCGGAACAAATTATCTGGGTACTTACTGGTTCTCATTGCCATTTATGAGAAAGTCTACATTTCTTACGTTATAGTAGTGAGTACACTTAAGAAGTATTTTGTTGCTGTAAAACACTTTGCGATATCGTGAGACCATGAAAGAGGCTGTTTAAAGACATACGTTTTAATTTAGGAAGTAAATGGGGATCCTGCAGACATGAAACAGGAACAAGAGAGATTATCTTGGACACAAGTATGCAAGCAGAGCGTTTCTCCTGgcattgtgtttaaaaaaaaagagaattgcTGAATCAGTTattttaattaatatttattATTAAGGAGTTATTGTTGAGGAGTGCAAGCAGGCTAAAATTATGAATAAAGAACATCACGTTCCATGTTCCAGTAGAATTAAATTTGCCTGCCGGTGAGGACCAAACCACATTATCCCTTCAGGAGTCTTCCATAACCTACTTTGCTGGTGTTAAACTTTCAGTACTTCCAAAGTCCAGGCCATTTTTGTTTCTGCCATATCCAAGTTCAGTGAAACTCCCAGCATATCTCCAGATCTACCATATCCCTAACCTCCTGAGTTTTATTAGTTTCCTTCTTGGCTGTTGTTAGCATACCCCTGATATCATTTTTACAGCACCCAGCAATGTTCCCAGACTTCTTGCGTCACCCATAAATTCCTCTGTCTTGGCCACTGCAGGAACTAGCATAACCCAAGCTAGCTTTCTACCTCTCTGAAAAAAGAATTGGCCTGTACACAATGAGTTCCATCAAGTTTTCTAGACTCCTTGCCGTTCTACACCAAACTCCTTCCATTACTCTAACCCTTGTTCCTGCTTCCTCCCAGCCATGACCCAATcatctttctcaaaaaaaatcaatgttttcaGAATAATGCAGTACACCaggtgtgtgaatgagtgagacaCAAAAGAGATTGAGATtgggaaaggagcagagagataGAAGAAATTGCTTCATGTATGTGGCCAGTGTCACTAGTGATTTAGTTCTGCATGGCATGTGAAGTTGTGGTATGAGTGAAcgtgcagatgctgcagaattctggatgtgagtttgctcgctgagctggaaggttcgttttcagatgtttcgtcaccattctaggtaacatcatcagtgagcctccaatgaagcgctggtgttatgtcccgctttctatttatctgtttaggtttccttgggttcgtgatgtcatttcctgcattggtgatgtcatttcctgttctttttctcaggggatggtagattgatttggagccaatgtgtttgttgatggagttccggttggaatcccatgcttctaggaactctcgtgtgtgtctctgtttggcttgtcctaggatggatgtgttgtcccaatcaaagtggtgtccttcctcatcagaatgtaaggatactagtgatagtgggtcctgtctttttgtggctagttgctgttcatgtatcctggtggctagctttctgcctgtttgtccaatgtagtgtttgtcacagttcttgcatggtattttgtaaatgacattcgttttgcttgtcgtCTGTATAGgttcttttaagttcattagttgctgttttagtgcattggtgggtttgtgggctaaacacactaaaacagcaactaatgaacttaaaagaccctatacagacaacaagcaaaaagaacatcatttacaaaataccttgcaagaactgtgacaaacactacattggacaaacaggcagaaagctagccaccaggatacatgaacatcaactagccacaaaaagacaggACCCACTATCACGAGTatctttacatacagatgaggaaggacaccactttgattgggacaacacatccatcctaggacaagccaaacagagacatgcacgagaattcctagaagcatggcactccaaccggaactccacaacaaacacattgatttggagcccatcgaccaccctctgagaaaaagaacaggaaatgatatcaccaacccaaggaaacctaaacagataaatagaaagcgggacataacccCAGCACTTCACcgcaggctcactgatgatgttacctagaatggtgaggaaatgtctgaaaatgaaccttccagctcagcgagcaaactcacgttcagaacttcaacctgagctacaaatcttctcaaaactcgctacgcTGCAGAATATTGTCAGCACTGGTTTAAGTATAGACACAGTCAGTGCCTAGTGCTGGGTTAACTCTTGGCTATTGAAATtgtctctggaattccctccctgaacaCATTGTgcgtcaacccacagcagatggactgcagcggttcaaaaaggcagctcaccaccaccttctcaagcgcaactagggacaggcaacaaatgcttttcagcgacacccacatcccatgaataaatttttaagaaatgagtgaacttaaaaaaaaaagttgggtTTCAAGTGCAACAAACCATTATTTAATAGTTAACTGATGTACTGCCACTTTGTTATGATACTGGAGGGGTGGCAGTAGTTGAAGTGCTATGTGATTCTCAGCCACCGATTTTGAAAAGCGGGAGAAAAACTGGTCCGATACAACTTTTGAGGATAGTTTCTTTTAGCCCTGTCAAAAATTTTGACCCGACAGTCTGTGCACCTTTACAACAACTTACGATTATGTGGCACCTTGCAGTAGTAAAGCATCTTAAGATACTTAAGAGGAGCACAATCACAAGGTGCATGCCTTCACACTGCAATAGCGAAGGGGCACTGTGGGGTCAGAAAAGCCTATTTCTTTAGAAATGCCGCATGTTTTTGCTTTCTAGACGGAGAAGGAACGACAGCAGCTACTCCAGACATACCCTGCACAGCCTTTCCTTGTGCCAGCAACTCATCCACCTGAGTATCCTAATCCTCAGTTAATGGACCATCTCTCCAACTTTCCCTCCCCCTCCATCTTCCAGGAATCAAAACCCAAATTGAAAAAAGTTTTGAAGAAGACTCTGAATGAGAAGTACAGAATTAAATACCTTCGGCTGCGAAAGACTGTAAAAACTCTGATCTTTGTGAGTATTTACCTTAGTTTGATTAGCATTCTTATACTGCTGTCTGTTGGCAACAGCAATATGCAGttcatagaacatatagaacatagaacaatacagcacagaacaggcccttcggccctcgatgttgcgccgacctgtgaactcatctaagcccctcaccctacactatcccatcattatccatatgcttatccaaggactgtttaaatgcccataatgcggctgagttaactacattggcaggcagggcgttccatgcccttaccactccctgcgtaaagaacctgcctctgacatctgtcttaaatctatcacccctcaatttgtagcgatgcacccttgtacaagctgaaatcattatcctcggaaaaagactctcactgtgcacCTTGATCTGAAGTAACGCAACATTCTAACAGCCataaaaattaattaaaaactgAAGAGCCAACGGCCCCACATTATGTGACTATGAGATTAGTAAGAATATAAATTAAGAAATTAATCATGACAAACGTGACAGAAATAATATTCATGCTTATTACTTCAtgtaacacagaaacatagaaactaggagcttgaccaggccattcgacccttcaagTCTTCTCCACCATTGAACGTGATCATGGCCGATCCTGTGTCgcaatgccattttcctgctttctccccataacttttgatgtCTTTAACATCCAAAAAGGTATTTATCTctgtttcttgaatatattcagttacttggcttccacagcctctGTGGTAGAGAACTCCACAGcttcactaccctttgagtgaagtaattttacctcatctcagtcctaaatggccgtCCTCATATCCTGAGACTTatctcctggttctagactcccaagCCAGGAAAAAACATCCATCCTGCATTTGATCAGTCCAATCCTGTTAGAAATTCAGGCATTTCAATCAcatcctctctcatccttctaaactcttgtaATTATAATGTGTTTCATTGTGTTGTACCTACTCAGTCATCATTCTTGAGCTAATTAATAAATTGAATCAGGCATTGAGTTTTGGACTGGTAAGTATGTGTATCAAGTATAGTTAAGGAAAGGAGATTTGTGGAAATACTAGTGATCTTTGAGAAGCTGGTATTAAATTTTTTGTACTGTACTTCTCTCTTATTTACCAAGATATTGGATAGAAGAGATACAGTTTGACTCAGAGATTATCAAGTCTTCTTTCAGGATGGGCTAGAAATGCTGAACCTGAGAAATAATGAATGGTAAAAGTGGCAAAAATATGACAGTTGAATTTTAGCTGCTGATTTTTTTGTAAACTATGTTGCCAAACAATAAACATTCTGTAAGGAGATAGAGCATAGAGTATAGCATGCACCTTTCTGAGTTAAGTAAGCAAAAAGATTACTTTTCTTTATGAGCGTGTTTATGGGTATAATGGATCTATATTTCAGGAGAATGCAGCTCTATGCGATGAAATTGCTTATATAGAGCAGAAATTCATCCGGACTAAGGAAGAACGACGGTAAGGGATTCTTCCAATTATTGTTGCTATGTTTTATGTTTTAGCAGCCTCATCTTATGGCTGGCTGTTGTGTTGACTACATTCCAGTAAAAATGTCACACATAGTACTAAATCAAAAATGGGTGATGGTTGTTGAAATTTGCATTGAGTCATAATCTTTGTGGATAATTTTGTTCAAAATGTTCACATTGCCTTTTGATATGAAGTTGTTTCACCAAAGCTTTTAGCATCTAAAACTGTTACATTATTAAATCACCAAAGAAAATATTTGCTGAAAAAAGCTGAAAATCTGTCTCTAGATCTTGCTCATAAATAAATTTTTGCAATTAAAAGTTTGTAATTTTCCTTGTCTTCTTAAATCATTAATCTAGTTTATTTGCTAGTACGTAAAATGGATGTTTCTAGCCATGGTGTTGTACTTCCCTCTTTAAATGCACATTAGGTTCCTATTGAAGCGGCTATTGCAACATCAGAACTTAACTGATGGGACTGACCTTGCAGGACCGACCAGCACTCTGCTTACTCCCCCTGTATACAATGTCCATGGAGGATCCAACCAAGTGCCGGGAGTCTCAAACCTTCCTACAACACCTGTTACCAGTACTTCAGTTGGAGAGGAGGCAGTGGGGAAAAAGTCAAAGAAAGACAAAAAGGACAAAGGAAAAGATAATGGCAAAGATGATGGTAAGACGTTGGGCATCCTGTGAGTATTGTGGCAGTGACCAGTAATTGTTTGATGCACAGTGGTGCAATCGAGTTACTGTCAGAAAGCAGAACCTGTTTGTAATGTAACTGCTGACTATGCAATGGTTCACTTCCGGCAGAGCATCAGCAGGCAGCACAGATCACGTTATGTCATTGTGCACGGAGAGCAGATGTTTTAGCAGCCCTTTAACAAAAACTTATCACTGATCTGTACACCCTATTAATGTTAGGGGTGGACCAGAAAAGAAGGGGGTTAGCAGCTCAGATGCAGGTTGACACTTGAACAGGGAGGCCCACAGTGGATGGAAAAGGAATTCACAAATTCCAAATAAGGAGGTTATTGATGCATATGCTTTGTGCTTACCCCATATGACTGCTTCATGATGTTAATGATCTCTACCCAGCCACCCTTCAGTTCTGTTTCTTTAGAGAAGTAGTGGCCTGctgtcagcctttcctcattaatATCCTGAGAGCTCTGGCATCATCTTTATGAATTACCTTTGTACTTACTCTctatatctttttaaaataaaaggaaaataggAGAGAATCGGAACATGAACCGCTCCAGGCAAAGCTAGTTTCTCCATCTTGAGAAACTTCACacaatttattattttatttcacACTCCAGTTCAGTGCCCCTCTCTGTCATTCAACAGAGGACCCTCAATGATTGTGAGAGATCATGTAAACTTTCCCCTCCGTTCACAGCTTGACAAACTGCCTACACAGTAGGAGCATATGTCAAACAGATGAAACAATCGAAGAGTAGAACTGGTGAATATATTGCAAACGATGCATCCTGCACACCTCTATACAGACCCAACAAAGTGTACAATACTTCAAAGCCCCTCATGAAACAGCTGCAGCTATTTTGCATCAATCTGCTATCTCAGATAATACACAAATCACCTTCTACTTGACCTTCATTAATCTCCCAATGAAAATTCAACACACGCACCTAAGCCTCAACTCGGTGACCTCAGTCCTTCCTGCAGACGACTACTACAAAGCCCAGGCCTGATACCACAGCTATTTCCAGAATGCTGTCTCCCAATCAGTCTCCAGGGTT
This window of the Stegostoma tigrinum isolate sSteTig4 chromosome 37, sSteTig4.hap1, whole genome shotgun sequence genome carries:
- the tbrg1 gene encoding transforming growth factor beta regulator 1 isoform X5; this encodes MDHDGQGTYSLFPALDNVTILSGTSEALESEPAADVNDKPNMTWLDAAQIVLEEAGRPLHIKEIKQRILDRGLVQSNSKSSLEAVLYRETQKGSRRFKRLENRNGVFGLLTEKERQQLLQTYPAQPFLVPATHPPEYPNPQLMDHLSNFPSPSIFQESKPKLKKVLKKTLNEKYRIKYLRLRKTVKTLIFENAALCDEIAYIEQKFIRTKEERRFLLKRLLQHQNLTDGTDLAGPTSTLLTPPVYNVHGGSNQVPGVSNLPTTPVTSTSVGEEAVGKKSKKDKKDKGKDNGKDDGETHSATWCHLELISLAFLTPTIQNVIQICLCQEVYLVVW